One genomic window of Thermococcus indicus includes the following:
- a CDS encoding OBG GTPase family GTP-binding protein, which yields MPTNVTAEYLAAEEEYRNAKTIPEKIRALEKMYATVPKHKGTEKLRLQIKRKLAELRKELEKQRQMKKGGGGPSLSVRKEGAAQIVLAGLPNVGKSSLMKALTNVDADVADYAFTTVEPIPGMMHHRDVQIQLVEVPGLVEGAALGKGMGPQLLSVIRNADAIAIVVDLSQDPVKQLETLLKEFERAGIKLNKRRPRVEIKRTAMGGIVINGQENIKGDISEVMKMLREERIHSAEITVKEPVTLEDFADALDESLVWRRAIIIANKGDAPGSKENYEKLVEAYGDRFKIIPVSAKRKIQLDKLKDELYDLAGIIRVFTKSPGEEPAYPPVPLKKGSTVMDLAERIHKDFAKNFRYARVWGKSVKFPGQRVGADHVLEDGDIVEIHAR from the coding sequence ATGCCAACGAACGTCACAGCGGAGTATCTGGCGGCGGAGGAGGAGTACAGGAACGCCAAGACTATTCCAGAGAAGATCCGCGCCCTTGAGAAGATGTACGCCACCGTCCCCAAGCACAAGGGAACGGAAAAGCTCAGACTCCAGATAAAGCGAAAGCTCGCCGAGCTGAGAAAGGAGCTGGAGAAGCAGCGCCAGATGAAGAAGGGCGGTGGCGGCCCATCGCTGAGCGTCAGGAAAGAGGGCGCGGCACAGATAGTCCTCGCTGGCCTCCCGAACGTTGGAAAGAGCTCACTCATGAAGGCCCTCACAAACGTCGACGCCGACGTCGCGGACTACGCCTTCACCACCGTCGAACCCATCCCGGGAATGATGCACCACAGGGACGTTCAGATACAGCTCGTCGAGGTTCCGGGCCTCGTTGAGGGCGCCGCCCTTGGAAAGGGCATGGGGCCGCAGCTTCTCAGCGTTATCCGAAACGCCGACGCGATAGCCATAGTCGTTGACCTGTCCCAGGACCCGGTAAAGCAGCTGGAAACCCTCCTCAAGGAGTTCGAGAGGGCGGGAATAAAGCTCAACAAGCGCCGCCCGAGGGTTGAGATAAAGAGGACCGCGATGGGCGGAATTGTCATCAACGGCCAGGAGAACATCAAGGGCGATATAAGCGAGGTCATGAAGATGCTCCGCGAGGAGAGGATTCACTCCGCGGAGATAACGGTGAAAGAACCTGTAACGCTGGAGGACTTCGCGGATGCCCTCGACGAGAGCCTCGTCTGGAGGAGGGCGATAATCATAGCCAACAAGGGCGACGCTCCTGGCAGCAAGGAGAACTACGAGAAGCTCGTTGAGGCCTACGGCGACAGGTTCAAGATAATCCCCGTCTCGGCGAAGAGGAAGATACAGCTGGACAAGCTCAAGGACGAGCTCTACGACCTGGCCGGAATCATCCGCGTCTTCACCAAGAGCCCCGGCGAGGAGCCGGCCTATCCGCCGGTGCCTCTGAAGAAGGGCTCAACGGTTATGGACTTAGCCGAGAGAATCCACAAGGACTTCGCCAAGAACTTCCGCTACGCCCGCGTCTGGGGCAAGAGCGTCAAGTTCCCGGGCCAGCGCGTTGGAGCCGACCACGTGCTCGAGGACGGGGACATAGTGGAGATTCACGCGAGGTGA
- a CDS encoding family 4A encapsulin nanocompartment shell protein — translation MRGDLIRVLSTAEEKANELKLDGYEPDVVLLGKEAYEFIKAQINEEFGDEEEVFELSGLKIRMLDELGGDAVVIDSKALGLGLGGAKRFKVVL, via the coding sequence ATGAGAGGCGACCTGATCCGTGTTCTGAGCACCGCGGAGGAGAAGGCAAACGAGCTGAAGCTCGACGGATACGAGCCAGACGTGGTCCTTCTAGGAAAAGAGGCCTACGAGTTCATAAAGGCGCAGATAAACGAGGAGTTCGGCGACGAGGAGGAGGTTTTCGAGCTCTCCGGTCTAAAGATACGCATGCTCGACGAACTCGGCGGCGACGCCGTCGTCATTGACAGCAAGGCGCTGGGCCTCGGCCTGGGCGGGGCGAAGCGCTTCAAGGTCGTCCTATAA
- the pfpI gene encoding deglycase PfpI produces MKVLFLSADGFEDLELIYPLHRLKEEGHEVYVASFERGKITGKHGYSVEVQLAFEEVDPDEFDALVLPGGKAPEIVRLNEKAVEITRKMFEAGKPVASICHGPQILISAGVLRGRKGTSTITIRDDVKNAGAEWVNEEVVVDGNWVSSRHPGDLYAWMREFVKLLK; encoded by the coding sequence ATGAAGGTGCTGTTTCTTAGTGCCGACGGTTTTGAAGACCTGGAGCTTATATACCCCCTCCACAGGCTCAAGGAGGAGGGGCACGAGGTCTATGTGGCGAGCTTCGAGAGGGGCAAGATAACCGGCAAGCACGGCTATTCCGTCGAGGTTCAGCTGGCATTTGAGGAGGTTGATCCGGACGAGTTCGACGCCCTCGTCCTGCCTGGAGGAAAGGCACCGGAGATAGTCAGACTCAACGAGAAGGCAGTTGAGATAACCAGGAAGATGTTCGAGGCCGGTAAACCGGTCGCCAGCATCTGCCATGGCCCGCAGATACTCATCTCGGCCGGCGTGCTGAGGGGCAGGAAGGGGACCAGCACGATAACCATCAGGGACGACGTGAAGAACGCCGGAGCCGAGTGGGTGAACGAGGAGGTAGTCGTTGACGGCAACTGGGTGAGCTCGAGGCACCCCGGCGACCTCTACGCCTGGATGAGGGAGTTTGTGAAGCTTCTCAAGTGA
- a CDS encoding NAD(P)/FAD-dependent oxidoreductase, with protein MPSKELPGRSEIVIIGGGIIGVTIAHELAKRGEEVTVIEKRFIGSGSTFRCGTGIRQQFNDEANVQVMKRSVELWKKYSEEYGFSFEQTGYLFLLYDDDEVEEFRRNIAIQNRFGVPTRLITPEEAKEIVPLLDISEVIAASWNPTDGKADPFHSTAKFALHAEEFGAKLVEYTEVKDFLIENGEIKGLKTNRGVIRTGTVINATNAWAKLINAMAGIKTRIPIEPYKHQAVITQPIKKGSINPMVISFKYGHAYLTQTAHGGVVGGVGYELGPTYDLNPTYEFMREVSYYFTKIIPALRELLILRTWAGYYAKTPDSNAAIGKIEELSDYYIAAGFSGHGFMMAPAVAEMVADLVTKGRTDLPVEWYDPYRFERGELRTTAIQMG; from the coding sequence ATGCCGAGCAAAGAGCTTCCCGGGAGGAGTGAAATCGTCATCATCGGTGGGGGAATAATCGGGGTCACCATAGCTCACGAGCTGGCAAAACGCGGTGAGGAGGTCACGGTAATAGAGAAGCGCTTCATCGGCTCCGGTTCCACCTTCCGCTGCGGAACGGGCATAAGGCAGCAGTTCAACGATGAAGCGAACGTCCAGGTCATGAAGCGCTCCGTCGAGCTGTGGAAGAAGTACAGCGAGGAATACGGCTTCTCCTTCGAGCAGACGGGCTACCTCTTCCTGCTCTACGACGACGATGAGGTTGAGGAGTTCAGGCGCAACATAGCGATTCAGAACCGCTTCGGCGTCCCAACGAGGCTAATAACGCCCGAGGAAGCGAAGGAGATAGTCCCGCTTTTAGATATCAGCGAGGTTATAGCGGCGTCCTGGAACCCGACCGACGGAAAAGCTGACCCCTTCCACTCGACCGCGAAGTTTGCCCTCCACGCGGAGGAATTCGGGGCAAAACTTGTGGAGTACACTGAAGTTAAGGACTTCCTCATCGAGAACGGCGAGATAAAGGGACTGAAAACAAACAGGGGAGTCATCAGGACCGGCACGGTAATCAACGCCACCAACGCCTGGGCCAAGCTCATAAACGCGATGGCCGGGATAAAGACCCGGATACCCATAGAGCCCTACAAGCACCAGGCCGTCATCACGCAGCCGATAAAGAAGGGCTCGATAAATCCGATGGTCATCTCCTTCAAGTACGGCCACGCCTACCTCACCCAGACCGCCCACGGCGGTGTCGTTGGCGGAGTAGGCTACGAGCTGGGACCAACTTATGACCTCAACCCGACCTACGAGTTCATGCGCGAGGTGAGCTACTACTTCACCAAGATTATCCCGGCACTGAGGGAGCTCCTCATACTGAGGACGTGGGCCGGTTACTACGCGAAGACACCCGACAGCAACGCCGCCATAGGAAAGATAGAGGAGCTGAGCGACTACTACATAGCGGCAGGCTTCAGCGGGCACGGCTTCATGATGGCGCCGGCTGTGGCGGAGATGGTGGCGGACCTGGTTACGAAGGGAAGAACCGACCTACCCGTGGAGTGGTACGACCCCTACCGCTTCGAAAGGGGAGAACTGAGAACGACGGCGATTCAGATGGGCTGA
- a CDS encoding Lrp/AsnC family transcriptional regulator, translating into MRMGLDDTDKRILSILQKNSRTPLREISKEVGLAESTVYERIKKLKDRGIIKKFTVILDPDSLGFQILAFILIKSKAGMYAHVANELKQHPQIVEIYETTGDYDMLVKIRTGGSDELNEFLDTIGEIDGVVATHTMVVLKIHKETTELPL; encoded by the coding sequence ATGCGAATGGGTTTGGACGATACCGACAAGAGGATCCTCTCAATCCTCCAGAAGAACAGCAGAACGCCCCTGAGGGAGATTTCCAAGGAGGTCGGGCTGGCGGAGTCGACGGTCTATGAGAGGATCAAAAAGCTGAAGGACAGGGGCATAATAAAGAAGTTCACGGTCATACTTGACCCCGACTCCCTCGGTTTCCAGATCCTGGCGTTCATCCTCATAAAATCCAAGGCCGGCATGTACGCTCACGTCGCCAACGAGCTCAAGCAGCACCCCCAGATCGTCGAGATATACGAGACCACCGGCGACTACGACATGCTGGTCAAAATCAGAACCGGCGGGAGCGACGAGCTCAACGAGTTCCTCGACACCATCGGGGAGATCGACGGCGTCGTGGCAACCCACACCATGGTCGTCCTCAAGATACACAAGGAGACCACGGAGCTTCCCCTTTGA
- the snatA gene encoding neutral amino acid NAAT transporter SnatA, translating into MLEYLKYFVILYGGLFAITNPVGAVPVFLGVTHDLSWSQRREIAQKTATTVIVTLIVFALIGEWIFKFFGSSTDAFAIAGGILLFKMAMDMLSGRLSTVKISREETEEFSEEVVTLEEVAIIPLAIPLISGPGAITTVMLYMAKSHDVPGKATVIASILAIGLTVWLVLCSSNRIQERLGRVGIKVMTRMMGLILTSMAVQMIINGIKGAFGL; encoded by the coding sequence TTGCTCGAGTACCTGAAGTACTTCGTCATACTCTACGGCGGCCTGTTCGCGATAACGAATCCGGTCGGAGCGGTTCCAGTCTTCCTCGGGGTCACCCACGACCTTTCCTGGAGCCAGAGAAGGGAGATAGCGCAGAAAACCGCCACCACCGTCATCGTGACCCTCATCGTCTTCGCCCTCATAGGGGAGTGGATATTCAAGTTCTTCGGCTCCAGCACGGACGCCTTCGCGATAGCCGGGGGAATACTCCTCTTCAAGATGGCGATGGACATGCTCTCGGGCCGGCTCTCGACGGTCAAGATAAGCAGGGAGGAGACGGAGGAGTTCAGCGAGGAAGTGGTTACGCTGGAGGAGGTCGCCATAATCCCGCTCGCCATACCCCTTATCTCGGGCCCCGGAGCCATAACCACGGTCATGCTCTACATGGCGAAGAGCCACGATGTTCCGGGAAAGGCCACGGTGATAGCCAGTATACTCGCGATAGGCCTGACCGTCTGGCTGGTCCTTTGCTCCTCCAACAGGATACAGGAGAGGCTCGGCAGGGTGGGAATAAAGGTGATGACGAGGATGATGGGTCTCATACTCACCTCGATGGCCGTTCAGATGATAATCAACGGCATCAAGGGGGCGTTCGGGCTTTAG
- a CDS encoding nucleotidyltransferase domain-containing protein — MGSREVARRIKSIILEEFSKRGVNVEEVLLFGSRARGDFRESSDWDVLVIISEEVDRKKYRELWYSVYRRVDVPLDLVIVSKKAFERYESSPGFIYYYAAREGIKI, encoded by the coding sequence ATGGGGAGCAGGGAAGTTGCAAGGAGGATAAAAAGCATTATTCTGGAGGAGTTCTCGAAGAGGGGTGTTAATGTAGAGGAAGTTCTCCTCTTTGGCTCCAGGGCAAGGGGAGACTTCAGGGAGAGTTCAGACTGGGACGTTCTCGTCATAATTTCAGAAGAGGTAGACAGAAAGAAATACAGGGAATTGTGGTACAGCGTTTACAGGCGTGTTGACGTTCCCCTTGACCTTGTGATAGTGTCAAAGAAAGCATTTGAAAGATACGAGAGTTCTCCGGGATTCATATACTACTACGCCGCCAGGGAGGGAATAAAGATATGA
- a CDS encoding sodium/proline symporter, whose translation MNSGILLGFLVYLALLAYIGWWANRYTKTEDQYFVGGRKVHVLAATLSDKASDFSGWLMLGYPGAAFSSGLGAFWAGIGCLFGTLADYVLIGPRLRIYAGKFRAITVPDYLEARLKDDTKLIRILSALIIVIFMTAYVAAQFTAGGKTFAEGFGISDNTGIIITVIILTAYVITGGFFAVVWTDVVQAMFMLLTLIIVPFLALSEIGGFDKATAIIASADPAKLHPFGGATGMAAIVFAIGYASWIVGYLGQPHIVTRYMSVEDPRKLRRPGIFISGTWTILVLWGAFFAGFLGFAMYHAGMLQVSDPEKIIPAMAVELMPSWLAGFVIAGIISAVMSTADSQLLVASSAIARDFYHKVLGRELGKKQMVNISRLVVAGVALVGLWFAISGPKVIYQMVATAWGGLAVGFGPILVLSLWWKRTTKEGAIVGMAYGLISEVIFEAKIYGWAFNPDAPGFFGTIGGWFNGIPVFFINFFVTLIVIIIVSLLTKPPEDVVKLHEEIFKKVSIEGTGKKSITETRAKSQVENVAEFVLAKGIA comes from the coding sequence ATGAACAGCGGAATTCTCCTCGGATTCCTGGTGTACCTCGCCCTCCTGGCTTACATAGGCTGGTGGGCCAACCGCTACACCAAAACGGAGGACCAGTACTTCGTTGGCGGAAGAAAGGTGCACGTTTTAGCGGCAACCCTCTCAGACAAGGCGAGCGACTTCTCGGGCTGGTTGATGCTCGGTTATCCGGGTGCGGCGTTCTCCAGCGGTCTCGGTGCCTTCTGGGCCGGAATCGGCTGTCTCTTCGGTACCCTCGCCGATTACGTCCTTATCGGGCCGAGGTTAAGGATATACGCCGGTAAATTCAGGGCAATAACCGTCCCCGACTACCTCGAGGCTCGCCTGAAGGACGACACCAAGCTGATAAGAATTCTGAGCGCGCTGATAATCGTCATCTTCATGACCGCCTACGTCGCCGCCCAGTTCACGGCCGGAGGAAAGACCTTCGCGGAGGGCTTCGGCATAAGCGACAACACCGGAATCATCATAACCGTCATCATCCTGACGGCATACGTTATCACCGGTGGATTCTTCGCGGTCGTCTGGACCGACGTCGTTCAGGCAATGTTCATGCTGCTGACGCTCATCATAGTGCCGTTCCTTGCGCTCTCAGAGATAGGCGGCTTCGATAAGGCCACGGCGATAATAGCCAGCGCGGACCCGGCCAAGCTGCACCCGTTCGGCGGCGCCACAGGAATGGCGGCAATAGTTTTCGCGATAGGCTACGCCTCCTGGATAGTCGGCTACCTGGGCCAGCCCCACATCGTCACCCGCTACATGAGCGTTGAGGACCCGAGGAAGCTCAGGAGACCGGGTATCTTCATCAGCGGTACCTGGACCATACTCGTCCTCTGGGGCGCGTTCTTTGCGGGCTTCCTGGGCTTCGCGATGTACCACGCCGGAATGCTCCAGGTCAGCGACCCCGAGAAGATCATCCCGGCCATGGCGGTTGAGCTCATGCCGAGCTGGTTGGCAGGTTTCGTCATCGCGGGTATAATCTCGGCCGTCATGAGCACCGCAGATTCACAGCTCCTCGTCGCGTCCTCCGCTATAGCTAGGGACTTCTACCACAAGGTCCTCGGAAGGGAGCTCGGCAAGAAGCAGATGGTCAACATATCGAGGCTCGTCGTTGCCGGCGTTGCCCTCGTCGGCCTCTGGTTCGCCATAAGCGGCCCGAAGGTCATCTACCAGATGGTCGCTACAGCTTGGGGCGGTCTCGCGGTCGGCTTCGGCCCGATCCTTGTCCTGAGCCTCTGGTGGAAGAGGACGACCAAGGAGGGAGCGATAGTCGGAATGGCCTACGGTCTCATCAGCGAGGTCATCTTCGAGGCAAAGATATACGGCTGGGCCTTCAACCCGGACGCTCCGGGCTTCTTCGGCACCATCGGCGGATGGTTCAACGGCATTCCAGTGTTCTTCATCAACTTCTTCGTGACGTTGATAGTCATCATAATCGTCAGCCTGCTCACGAAGCCGCCCGAAGACGTCGTCAAGCTCCACGAGGAGATATTCAAGAAGGTTTCCATCGAGGGCACCGGCAAGAAGAGCATCACCGAGACCAGGGCCAAGAGCCAGGTCGAGAACGTCGCCGAGTTCGTCCTTGCCAAGGGAATCGCCTGA
- a CDS encoding FAD-dependent oxidoreductase, giving the protein MRPLDLTEKDPSKRITIYFEGKPYEAYEGEKITVALLANGVYWLTTSTEGRKRGAFTFGPVPMVIDGIKNINARKTKVRDGMRLERQGYGDFQETVEVDEGKPVERMVVDVAVIGAGPAGIGTVLEVQEHLTVAIIEEKGWLGGDLWLKGLSQEGFGEKSPQEVVRELTGKFNENVRVFKGTIALGVFDKGEYFLVPIVKGDQLIEVMAKRVVLAVGAVDNIHLFENNDMPGVFRRSDLLEVLNVWGVAPGRKVAVVGSKPGEITAELDRWGIEYIVIPNPRRVEGSEKVERLIDTNGNTYEVDAVVMAEGRRPDINPPTQAGGKLAFKHGYYTPVLDSQHRIRDGIYVAGSAVSIKPHYANYLEGRLVGAYILREFGFDAEPCIYAEKLEEYEPEAVQVQSIDFGSLNLDDVQICGCDVSLRKVDDVVRAGITDLQIIKRLTHLAMGFCQGRFCLFNGAVVVSQRAGTPMDRLDIPVARPPLKNVKMKVTAGGN; this is encoded by the coding sequence ATGAGGCCACTCGACCTGACCGAGAAGGACCCTTCTAAGCGGATCACCATCTATTTTGAAGGAAAGCCCTACGAGGCCTACGAGGGAGAAAAGATTACAGTCGCACTCCTCGCCAACGGGGTGTACTGGCTCACCACAAGCACCGAAGGGAGGAAGAGGGGAGCGTTCACCTTCGGTCCGGTTCCGATGGTCATCGACGGAATCAAGAACATCAACGCGCGCAAGACGAAGGTCAGAGACGGTATGAGGCTGGAGAGACAGGGCTACGGGGACTTCCAGGAGACCGTTGAGGTAGACGAAGGCAAGCCGGTTGAAAGGATGGTCGTTGATGTGGCCGTCATCGGGGCTGGACCGGCTGGAATCGGAACCGTTCTCGAGGTTCAGGAGCACCTCACCGTCGCGATAATCGAGGAAAAAGGCTGGCTCGGAGGCGACCTCTGGCTCAAGGGCCTGTCCCAGGAGGGCTTTGGGGAGAAGTCCCCCCAGGAAGTCGTTAGGGAGCTCACCGGGAAGTTCAACGAGAACGTCAGGGTTTTCAAGGGTACGATCGCCCTCGGCGTCTTCGACAAGGGAGAGTACTTCCTCGTGCCTATAGTCAAGGGAGATCAGCTCATCGAGGTCATGGCAAAGCGCGTCGTTCTGGCCGTTGGGGCAGTTGACAACATCCACCTCTTCGAGAACAACGACATGCCGGGTGTGTTCAGGCGCTCCGACCTCCTGGAGGTTCTCAACGTCTGGGGAGTTGCCCCGGGAAGAAAGGTCGCGGTCGTGGGAAGCAAGCCGGGGGAGATAACGGCCGAGCTCGACCGCTGGGGCATCGAGTACATCGTCATCCCGAATCCCAGGCGCGTTGAAGGCAGCGAAAAGGTCGAGAGGCTCATCGACACGAACGGAAACACCTACGAGGTCGATGCCGTCGTGATGGCCGAGGGAAGAAGGCCCGACATCAACCCGCCGACCCAGGCCGGCGGAAAGCTGGCCTTCAAGCACGGCTATTACACCCCGGTTCTCGACTCCCAGCACAGGATCCGCGACGGAATCTACGTCGCCGGCAGCGCCGTCAGCATAAAGCCGCACTACGCGAACTACCTGGAGGGCAGGCTCGTCGGGGCGTACATTCTGAGGGAGTTCGGCTTCGACGCCGAGCCGTGCATCTACGCGGAGAAACTGGAGGAGTACGAACCGGAGGCGGTGCAGGTTCAGAGCATAGACTTCGGAAGCCTCAACCTCGATGACGTCCAGATATGCGGCTGCGACGTTTCTCTGAGGAAGGTGGATGACGTGGTCAGGGCCGGAATAACCGACCTGCAGATAATCAAGCGCCTAACGCACCTCGCGATGGGCTTCTGCCAGGGCCGCTTCTGCCTCTTCAACGGAGCGGTCGTGGTTTCACAGAGGGCGGGAACGCCAATGGACAGGCTCGATATACCGGTCGCGAGACCGCCGCTCAAGAACGTTAAGATGAAGGTCACTGCGGGGGGGAACTGA
- a CDS encoding PspC domain-containing protein codes for MVRKLVRSNRNRMLLGVLGGIAEHLELDPALVRLLFVVLLVFNPVAMTLLYFVAALVIPEEGEEKEKPLPDRFNELVDETEERLGEVFSGDENSKAIAVVLIILGAVLLAGPFMPVLLPAMDFRTLLAVAFLVIGIILLVRGD; via the coding sequence ATGGTGAGAAAACTCGTGAGGTCCAATCGTAACAGGATGCTCCTAGGCGTTCTTGGGGGCATAGCCGAGCATCTCGAGCTGGATCCGGCCCTCGTCAGGCTGCTCTTCGTTGTGCTCCTCGTCTTCAACCCGGTTGCAATGACGCTCCTCTACTTTGTGGCGGCCCTGGTAATACCGGAGGAGGGGGAGGAGAAAGAAAAGCCCCTCCCGGACAGGTTCAATGAGCTCGTGGACGAGACTGAGGAAAGGCTTGGGGAAGTCTTCTCCGGCGATGAGAACTCGAAGGCGATAGCGGTTGTTCTCATAATACTCGGTGCGGTGCTCTTAGCCGGGCCCTTCATGCCCGTTCTCCTCCCGGCCATGGACTTCAGGACGCTATTGGCCGTTGCGTTCCTGGTGATAGGAATCATCCTGCTCGTTAGGGGGGACTGA
- a CDS encoding OsmC family protein, whose amino-acid sequence MTEPVRGKVEWFKDYQFIGRVESDKCSVILGEGGISPMKLLLLSVAGCTAYDVVMILQKMREPIEGLEVEISGERREEHPKIYWKIHLHYRIYGDVKEEKARRAIELSQNKYCSASAQVKLSGAEVTYSFEIIRGGKD is encoded by the coding sequence ATGACCGAACCTGTGCGGGGAAAGGTTGAGTGGTTCAAGGACTATCAGTTCATCGGCAGGGTGGAGAGCGACAAATGCTCCGTCATACTTGGGGAGGGCGGGATAAGCCCCATGAAGCTCCTCCTTCTGAGTGTTGCTGGCTGCACCGCCTACGACGTCGTCATGATTCTCCAGAAGATGCGCGAGCCGATCGAAGGGCTGGAGGTCGAGATCAGCGGCGAGAGGAGGGAGGAGCACCCGAAGATATACTGGAAAATTCACCTCCACTACAGGATATATGGCGACGTGAAGGAGGAGAAGGCCAGGCGCGCGATAGAGCTGAGCCAGAACAAATACTGCTCGGCCTCTGCCCAAGTTAAACTGAGCGGTGCTGAGGTCACGTACTCCTTCGAGATTATCCGCGGGGGGAAGGATTAA
- a CDS encoding triphosphoribosyl-dephospho-CoA synthase codes for MERWRIVRAFTLGPLLEAAVPKPGNVSRLRDFDDLTLYHFLFADTAVTGVYYEAVKTAELLRKGILEPREAGLGELIKRAVQASREAQDANPNFGIIALSLPLIMGMTIGRNMLDARKKARLLIEESTVRDTMEFYRAIRIANPKGIPSGVKYDVYSDDSFRELFQDGINLAKLAEMSCERELIFCEWLNEYELSYSTFGRLYELIKELPLEDAVVRAFVELLATNLDTLIVRKAGLEEAKLVRENAGKVFAGELSVEEFDAFMRERGDLRNPGSLADVMAVSLSLLVLRGLRIELRNGRVWGIIGRP; via the coding sequence ATGGAGCGGTGGAGAATAGTCCGCGCCTTCACCCTCGGTCCGCTCCTCGAGGCGGCCGTTCCGAAGCCTGGCAACGTGAGCAGGCTCAGGGACTTCGACGACCTCACCCTCTACCACTTTCTCTTCGCAGATACCGCCGTCACCGGGGTGTACTATGAGGCTGTGAAGACGGCGGAGCTCCTGAGGAAGGGCATCCTCGAGCCCCGGGAAGCGGGACTCGGCGAGCTGATAAAGCGGGCGGTTCAGGCATCGCGCGAGGCTCAGGACGCCAACCCCAACTTTGGTATCATTGCCCTCTCGCTTCCCCTCATCATGGGGATGACGATTGGGAGGAACATGCTCGATGCGAGGAAAAAGGCGAGGCTTCTGATAGAGGAATCAACCGTCAGGGACACGATGGAGTTCTACCGGGCGATAAGGATAGCCAACCCCAAGGGAATTCCCAGCGGGGTCAAGTACGACGTCTACTCCGACGATTCCTTCAGGGAGCTTTTCCAGGACGGGATAAACTTAGCCAAGCTAGCAGAGATGAGCTGCGAACGCGAGCTGATATTCTGCGAATGGCTCAACGAATACGAGCTGAGCTACTCCACCTTCGGAAGGCTCTACGAGCTGATAAAGGAGCTCCCGCTGGAGGACGCCGTCGTGAGGGCCTTCGTTGAGCTGCTCGCGACAAACCTCGACACGCTGATAGTCAGGAAGGCAGGCCTGGAGGAGGCCAAGCTCGTTCGGGAGAACGCCGGGAAGGTTTTCGCCGGGGAACTCAGCGTTGAGGAGTTCGATGCTTTCATGCGCGAGAGGGGCGACCTGAGAAATCCCGGCAGCCTGGCGGACGTCATGGCCGTCTCGCTCAGCCTGCTCGTTCTCAGGGGATTGAGGATAGAATTGAGAAACGGAAGGGTCTGGGGAATTATAGGACGACCTTGA
- a CDS encoding HEPN domain-containing protein — protein MRPDVAAWIKRAEEDLFTAEALIGFKKPAPWIICFHAQQAAEKFLKAFLIHHYRPVSKTHDLKALILECSKIDPSFKDLLKEEVDRLAEYAVETRYPGLFEPDIEEAREAIELASKVREFVLERLKGRSP, from the coding sequence ATGAGGCCCGACGTGGCGGCGTGGATAAAGCGGGCCGAAGAAGACCTCTTCACGGCGGAAGCCCTCATAGGTTTTAAGAAGCCTGCACCGTGGATAATATGCTTCCACGCACAGCAGGCCGCAGAGAAGTTCCTGAAGGCATTCCTCATCCATCACTACAGGCCGGTTTCAAAAACGCATGACCTCAAGGCCCTCATTCTGGAGTGCTCCAAGATAGACCCTTCCTTCAAAGACTTGCTGAAGGAAGAGGTTGACCGGCTCGCGGAGTACGCTGTCGAGACTAGGTACCCGGGTCTTTTTGAGCCCGATATTGAGGAGGCCAGAGAAGCCATTGAACTGGCCTCAAAAGTGCGGGAGTTCGTCTTGGAAAGGTTGAAAGGCCGAAGCCCCTAA